Within Amycolatopsis sp. cg5, the genomic segment ACCGCAACGCGTCCACGATCGCGCGGCGGTGATGTTTCTCCGGACGGCCACCCGCCGCGGTCTCACACGCCGGGCGCGGCAGCAACGGCTCAAGCAACACCCACTCGGCGTCGGTGGTGTCGGTGGGGTAGCGACGGCTACGACAACCCGCTGACGTGGGCCGATCGATGATCGAGTACAAAGGGAGACCGGGCCTCTGCTGGGAAATGATCAAGATGTGGTGTCAAGATCACTAGCAGAGGCCCGACCTATACCTGCAACCGGCATCAAGGACGGGTTCTCACGACACCCACGCCGAGCCGACGATCACGCCACCTTCGCGTTTCCGCTCAATAGATCCCGGGTCCGCCCATGTCGTCGCCCCGCTCCGCCGGCTCACCAGCGGCCAGCGCTCCGACGCCCTCACCACTCGGGTAAGGCTTCGCGGCGGTTCAGCCACTCCCCAGGGATCTCGGCGCCTCCCGCCGTGACGATCCCGCCGACGATCGCACCGGTCGTATCGACGTCACCACCGGCCTCCACACAGGCGGTGATCGCGGTCGGATAATCGTCGGCGAACCGCGCGGCCACCCACAACGCGAACGGCACCGTGTCCTGAGCCATCGCCCGAGCGCCGTTGCCGAGTTCATAAGCCGCCTCGGCGACTGAGCAGTCGCCAAGCTCGGCGGCCCGCGCGATACCTCGCTTGGCGTCGCCGTCGTCCAGCCACTGCGGGATTTCCCCGAGACTCACTCGCGCCGCCGCGAGCGCGACCGCCACCGCGCCCGCGATCCCCTCCGGATGCAGGTGCGTCACCTCAGCCGAGAGTTTCGCTTGCTCCACAAGGGTTTCGAGGTCTTCCGCGAAATACGCACCCAGCGGGGCGACCCGCATGGCGGCTCCGTTGCCACACGAGCCCTGACCATGGAACGCGGCCCCGGCGGCCTCGCGCCACGGCACGCCGTCCCGGATCGCATGCAGGATCACGACCGCACCCGGCCCGTAGCCGCGATACGGCTCGCAGCGGTCAGCGAAAGCCTTCGCCAGCCTGTCGCGGTCGATCCGGCCATGGTCACGGAGCTCGGCGACGAGTGTGCAGGCCATCTCGGTGTCATCGGTCCACTCCCACGGACCGGACGGCGGCTTGACCAGGGTCGTGAGTGGTACGGCCGGTTAGAACCGGCGATACCACTCACGACACCTGGGTATTGGGTCAGCTGCAGCCGGAGGTCGCGCCGCATCCTTCGCAGGCATAGCACGAACCGGCCGGGCGCATCTTGGTTCCGCAGGTCATGCACAAGGGCGCGTCGGCGGCCTTGCCGAGATGCAACTCCATCAGCTCGGCCGTGCTGTGCGCGGCTTCGATCTGACGGGGCTGCGTCGCCTCGACGCTGGTCCGCAGTTCTTCAAGGTCCACCCCGTCGGACGCAGGCGTTCCGTAGTCGGTTTCGACCTGTGCCGTGCGCTCGTCGGCGGTGAAGATGCCGAGCTGCGCACGTTTTTCGTAAGGCAGGAAGTCCAGCGCCAGGCGGCGGAACAGGTAGTCGAGGACACTGGTGGCGATGCGGATGTCCGGATCGTCGGTCATGCCCGCCGGCTCGAAGCGGAGGTTGGAGAACTTCGAGATGTAGAACTCCAGCGGAATCCCGTACTGCAGACCGACCGAAATCGACATCGAGAAGGCGTCCATCACACCGGCCAAAGTGGACCCCTGCTTGCCGAGCTTGATGAAGATCTCGCCAAGACCGTCGTCCGGGTACGACCCCGCGTGCAGGTAACCCTCGGCCCCGCCGACGGTGAAGGACACCGTCTGACTCGGGCGGCGTTTGGGCAGGCGCTTGCGGACCGGGCGGAACTCGACGGCGGGCTGCTCCTCCTTCTTGTCCTTCTTGCCGGTGGAGAGCGGCTGGCCGACCTTGCAGTTGTCGCGATAGATGGCGAGTGCCTTGAGACCGAGCTTCCAGCCTTGGAAGTAGATCTCCTCGACCTCTTCGACCGTGGCCGACTCCGGCATGTTGACGGTCTTGGAGATCGCGCCCGAAAGGAACGGCTGGACCGCGGCCATCATGCGGACATGCCCCATCGGCTTGATCGACCGCTCGCCGACCGCGCAGTCGAACACCTCGTAATGCTCCGGCCTGAGCCCCGGCGCGTCGACGACGTGACCGTTCTGCGCGACGTATTCGACGACCGCCTCGACTTGCTCTTCCGGATAGCCGAGCGCGGACAACGCACGAGGAACGGTCTGGTTCACAATTTGCATCGAACCGCCGCCGACGAGCTTTTTGAACTTCACCAAAGAAAAGTCCGGCTCGATTCCCGTCGTATCGCAGTCCATCATGAAGCCGATGGTGTTGTGGCTGACAAACCCATTCGCCACGTAGGTGAGGTTTTCCGGCACCGAGAGATCGAAGGTGGGCTGGACGCCACCATCCTCGTTGCACGCGACCGGCTCGAAGAGATAGCCGAGCGCGTGGCCAAGCCTGGTGTCGAAAGACTCACCGAAGATCCTGCGAGCGAGCATCCTGGCGACGCCACCGCTCTTGCGCAGCGATTGCACGACCAGCCCGCGATACTCGTGGCCGACGGGAACGAGTTCTTCCCAGAGCTCCGCGGGCAGGTGGATCCGGTCACCTTTCGCCGAGCCGCGCGGCTCGATGCCGACGAGCGCCTGGGCCTTCCGCTCACTGATGAACCCGATGACCTCGTCGAAAGTCATCGCGTGATCGACGTTGCGCAGCCGGACCTGGCGCTGCGGGCCACCCCAGCCGCTCGTGGTGACCCGGGTCGTGGTGCCCATTCCCAAAGCGAGCAACAGGGTACGGACGTCAGCGGCAAAGAGCTCCGACGAGGTCGAGAGGCTCGGCACACCTTCCTGCACGGTCCCGTCCGCCTCGAACAGACCCCGCAAGAAAGCAGCGTAGATCGCCGGAGTGTTGGTCTCGCGAATCGCCGCCGGAACCCTTGGCGTCCAACCCTTTCCTGTGTGATCGACCCCGGGAAGGTCCTTCGCGAAACCGGCCGCCTGCCACCAGCGGGCCAGCCGGACGGACTGCAGCGTGACCTCCTGGTAGCCCTCGCAAGCGCGAACAGCGGGCTCGATGCCGAACAGCCCCTTGGCGAGCACGCGGAAACGATCCACCACGTCAAGGTCGGTGTTGGCGACACAAAGCCGGATCCCCTTGGCGTGCAGGCTGCCATCGCCCATGAAGTAGCCGACGAGCTCGGCCAAGTCTTCGTCCACCACATCCGGGACGCGCAGTGTGCGATCACCCGCGTAGTAGGCCTGGTCCAGTACCGGCAAGGGAACCGTACGGAGTTCACCGACCATGCCACCCAACTGGAGCGGCAGCACGTCTCCGTCCCGGATGTCCGCGAGCCGCCGCCACACCCAGGCACCGGTCTCCGAATCGACGATTTTCACCCGGTGAGCGAGCGTGCCTTGAATCCGATAGCCGCCTTTCGTCACGATACGGCGGGTGGGTTCTTCACCGTTCACGAAGAACTTCGTGGCGCGACGCGGCCCCTCATCGGTACCGACGGCGAGTTCTATGTCCTGCCAGCGGTCGCCATAGAAGTCCGCGAGTTCGGACAGCCTGGCCAGTCCACGATCGGTGGTCACCATGGTGTCCGCGGTCAAACACCCCGTAGGCGCCAATACACTGGCCTGCGAATTACGCCAACCGTTCTGCGCGCCGATTTCTATTCCACGCTTCCATTCCTCGGTCGCCAATGAACGAACCGTGGCATCGTTGGCATGAAGAGTACGGATCTCGTCGTTGGCGGCGGCGTGCTTGCGCATGACGCGCTGGTGCGGCTCGGCGTTACGGGCGTAGCCGTCGTAAGGCCCGACGACTCCGGCGAGTTCCGCGGAGCGGCGGTAGGAAACGCCGGTCATCAGCGAGGTGATCGAGGCCGCGAGCGCACGGCCACCGTCGGAGTCGTAGGCGTGGCCGAGCGCCATCAGGAGCGCACCCAGGTTCGCGTAGCCGATGCCGAGCTGACGGAACTTGCGAGTGGTGTCGCCGATCGACTCGGTCGGGAAGTCCGCGAAACAGATGGAAATGTCCATCGCCGTGATGATGAATTCGACAGCCTTCACAAACAAGGGCGCGTCGAAATTGCCGTCGGAATCGACGAACTTCAGTAGGTTGAGTGACGCGAGATTACAACTCGAATTGTCCAGGTGCAGGTACTCGCTACAGTTCGCCACCACTGTGCCACCGACGACGTACGAGTGGTTGCGCGGTTCCGTCAGGTTGAACGTCGTCTCGAAACCCTTTGAAACTCGGGAAACCAACTTCACTGTCTCATCGACACGGTAGAACTCGTGGCCGGCGAGGACAGACTTCAGCTTGTCGGCCTTCGCCGCGTGATCGAAGCCGATCTTGTCGGAGAAGCCCGCGATGTGACGGCCGCTGATGCGGAGGTCGTATGAAGGACCGTCGCTGCCGTAGACGCGGTCTTCGCCGCTCTTGGTGGTGTACGCGAAGGAGTCGGTCTTCACTCCCGTCCGATAGATCCGGCCCTTGATGCCAAGACTGGCCAGCAACTCCTGAACGCCGATCAGCAGTTCTTCCGATCGGCTGCCGAGCCCCACATAGCGGGTGCCCTTGACTTCCTGGTTCACGACACAGCCGTCAGCGTCGAACAGGCCACGCAGGAAGGCCGTCAAGACGTCTTCCGGAGCCTCGTAGATCGACTCCGGCACGACCTTGTCGGCGGACTTGCCGGGCGAGACCCCCAGTGCTCGGACCATCAGATTGAACCGGCCACGCAAGGCGCGCAGCTGCATCGTGCCATTGGCCTGCGCGCTGGGCTTCGGGTCGAATCCCGTGATCTCGGCCAGCAGGCGGCGGTGCCGAGGCGCGATGTTCGCCTGCTCCCACTCGGTGCCGTAGACCGTGATCGCACCCTGGTCGGTCACGCAGCCGTCACCGACGAGCCAGCCGATGTAGTGGGCGAGTTCGGTGGTCCACTTCTCCGGGATAGTGCCCAGCTCCTTGCCGGGCGCGTTGTGCGCGATCTGGATCGCGAGCGGTGGCAGTGCGGGGGAAGCGTGCGGCCGCGCGGCGTATTCGTAGGAGCGCACGACGCGGTCGTCTTCGGTGAGGTCGCGGGCATGTGCCCAGCCACGGTTTTCGGTCCAGACCCGGTGGTTCGGTGTGCAGCGCAGCCTGGAACCGTCACTGAAGCGCAGCTCGACGATCTCGTTGGTGCCGGTGATCATGTACCGGGTCGGGCTGGTCGCCACGATGCGCGACGCCGCCTCGGTCTCACTCGTCACGTCGTTGGTGTAGACGGCGAACGGCTCGCCGCGGGACGCTCGGCGCACCAGATCACCGATCGGGACCAGGCCCGAATCGGTCATCACCCGCTGATCTCCGGGAAAACACGGGTTGGACGCAGTGATCCGGCCGGTTTCGGGGCAGGTGTGCCAATCGTTGATCGTGCCGTCGTATTGAATTCCGGGATCGGCGCAATCCCAGGCCGCGGTGGTCATCGAGCGGAAGATCTGGCGGGCGTCGACGGTGTCGATGACCTCGTTGGTCAGGCGGGCTCGGAGGCCGAAGTCGCCGCCGGACTCGACGGCACGCATGAACTCGTCCGAGACGCGGACCGAGTTGTTGGCGTTCTGGTACTGGACCGAGGAGATGTCGGCTCCGCTGAGGTCCATGTCGAAGCCTGCGTCGCGGAGAACCTTGATCTTCTTCTCTTCGCGGGCCTTGGTCTGGATGAACTCTTCGATGTCGGGGTGGTCGACGTCGAGCACGACCATCTTGGCGGCGCGGCGGGTGGCGCCGCCGGACTTGATGGTGCCCGCCGAGGCGTCGGCGCCGCGCATGAAGGAGACCGGGCCCGAGGCGGTGCCGCCGGAGGTCAGCAGCTCGCGGGACGAGCGGATGCGGGAGAGGTTGAGGCCCGCTCCGGAACCGCCTTTGAAGATCAGGCCTTCTTCGCGATACCAGTTGAGGATTGACTCCATCGTGTCATCGACGGCGAGGATGAAGCAGTTGTGGACCCGCAGGTTCGAGGACAGGTACTCCCCTGACTCCGTTTGGATGTCGTAGACCGGCATCTCGCCGCGGCTTTCGATGCCGGCGATCTCCAAGCGCTCGACGTCCAGCGCTTGGCGGCCGGGAATCTCGAACGAAGCCTCGAGCTTGGCGGTCTTGACCGGGTCGATGAATCCGATGGAGTCGGCGAAGATGCGGCGTTCACCGGCGTTCTGGATGCGGATGCCCCACAGGTCGTGGCGGTCCGGGCGCGGATCCGTCTTGTGGCCCACTCGTGCGAAGATGCCGAAGCGGGCCAGCAACGCCTGCAGGCCGCGCACCAGCCGCTCACCGATCATGTCGACCGCGACCACTGTGGACCGTTCGCGCCGCGACACATAGCCCTCGGATTGGAAGATGCTGCGCAGGTACGCCGCGACGACCGGCAGCGGAGCGGTGTGCAGGAAGGCCGGGACTTCCATGTCACAGCCACGAGCACGCAAGCCCCATCGGCTCACGAAGGGTTCGAGCACGTTGCCGTAAAGCCGGGTACGGCGGCAATCCAGTGTCGCGTCCTGCGTCTCCACCGTGCGTTCGTGCCGATGGACTTCCGGGAACACCTGGTCCAAAGCGTCACATACCCACGCCAGCTCGGCGTCTGTGACCGTCATGGCCTCGATCGTGAGCGACCGGTCCGTGCCCTTGTACTGGCCGACGAAACCGTCGGATTGCAGCCACCCCGCGAGTGCGGCCTCGGCGATCTCACGTTGGTCGATTTCGGCTTCCCCGAACGACACCGAGCGATGCCACTCCAGTTTGTCGTCTACCCGCAACTCCCCCGCGGGCACGAAACGTCCCACGCCGTTGCCGCTCGCTCGCCAGACGAGGTGATCGGCCGTCACGTCGAGCACATGGCCAGACTTGGTCATGATGCGGAGGACCTCTTTGACGCCGTTGGCCTTGGTGGCGACGATCGAGGTGAGGCCATGGGCGTCGAACACCTTGGTGCCGACCGCGTCCCGCTCGACGAGCTGTCCGATGGGGACAGCGCCCGAAGGGGTCGTGACCAGTGCGTCGTACGGCTGGCACGCGGAGACTTGCTGTTTCGAGGCGGTTCCGACGTTGAACCATACCGGGGAGTTGAAGCTGAAGACCTGGTGCAGCAGCATCCAGGTGAGCTCGTGCTCGAAGGTCTCGGCGTCGGCGGGGGTGGTGAAGTAGCCGTGGTCGACGCCTGCCTTGACGTAGGTTTTGACGACCCGGTCGATGAGCTGCTTGAGGCTCTTTTCGCGCTGGGGGGTGCCGACGGCGCCGCGGAAGTACTTGCTGGTGACGATGTTGGTGGCGTTGACCGACCAGAAGTCGGGGAATTCGACGCCGCGCTGCTCGAAGTTGACGGTGCCGTCGCGCCAGTTGGTCATGACGACGTCGCGGCTTTCCCAGCTCACGTCGTCATAGGGGTGGACGCCTTCGGTGGTGAAGACGCGCTGGACTTTCAGGCCGCGCTTGCCCTGGTCTTTGCCGGGCTTGGCTCCGGCACCCACGGTTTCGGTCATGGGTTTCCTCGCTCCCCGCGCGGCGTGAAACGACCTGCTCAGTCGCCGCCCGCGTTTTTCTCGCCGTCGTTCGGCTCGGCCGAACCTGCCATCGCCTGGCGAAGGTCCGAGATCTCCTTCTCGAAGTCCTCGACGGAGGAGAAGGAGCGGTAGACGCTGGCGAACCGGAGGTACGCGACCCCGTCCAGTTCGCGGAGCGGGCCGAGGATGGCGAGGCCGACCTCATGGCTCGGGATCTCCGCGAGCCCGGCGGAACGGATCGATTCCTCCACCCGCTGTGCCAGCTGCTGCAGCGCGTCGTCGTCGACCGGCCTGCCCTGGCAGGCACGGCGCACGCCGCGGACGACCTTGTCCCTGCTGAACTGCTCGGTGACGCCGGACCGCTTGACGACGGCGAGCACCATCGTCTCCGACGTGGTGAACCGCCGTCCGCATTCGGCGCAGGAGCGCCGACGCCGGATGGCCTGTCCCTCGTCCACCTCACGTGAGTCGACGACCCGGGAGTCCGCATGACGGCAGAACGGGCACCTCATCCGCCGATCACCTTCCCCTCCATGCCGGTCGTCGCCGGAAGCACCGGGAACACCCACATTGTGTCCGGTGGGGACCGCGCGCCGCGCACCGACCCCTGGGGATGGTTCTGTGGATATCCGGTGGGTGAACACCGACGAGCTGTGGACAACTGCTGCCGATTCTACCCCAACTTGTGGACCAACTACAGCCGTGTAACTACTAGATATAGCGGTGCACAGTAGATCGGGGCCGGACGGCGCGCAACTGCCACGATCGGGCGACACGGGGTGTGCCGCGCTCGGCGCGGAGGGTGCGCGAGAGGTCACGGCCGGGCGGGCACGACACCTTGCGCGACGGGGACCGTCAGCGGAAGGCCGGGCACGATCGCGGCGCCTTGCAGGTCGTTCAGCTCCTTGATGCGGTCGACGACCGCGCCGGTCTCACTGCCTGGCGCGAACCGGGCGGCGATGTCCGACAGCGTCTCGCCCGGCGCGACCGACACCGTGACGGTCTGCTCGGGCACCGCGGACGGCGAAACACCGTTGGCAAGTACACCCAAACCGGTTACCCCGAGCCCGGCGGCGACGGCCAGCGCGACCAGCCATGGCCACCGCACCGCGATCCGGCGCGGCGCGCACGGGGCGACCGCACCCGCCTTGCGGCCCGCGACGACCCTGGCGCGCGTCGGTGGACGGCGCGTCTCGCCGAGTTTGCGCGTCCGGCGCCGCGGCGGCGCGATCCGTTCCGGCACCGCGACCGGCCTGCGCGCCACGGAGCGGACTAACCCTTCACCCACGAGAATCGACATCTCGGAACCTCCTCGCAGTCCCACTGCCCGGCGTCGTGGCTGGTGTGCCACCATGATCGAACACTCGTTCTATCGAACGCCTGGGCGAATGTCTATCACCTACCCCCGACAAAATCGAGCACGGCACGGCGTGTCGCTCGAACAGATGTTTGATATCTTTTACCGCGCGGGCTAACGTCGTCGACAGGACATCCGCGGCTCGGGCTCTCGCCTGCGGCCGCGTGCGAAACCGCCGGTCAGCACTGACTCGGCGGCGTCCGGCGACAGCCGGCGATGATCATTCTGGGAGGCGACGCAGTGACAGACGACAGGAAGGCCGGGGCGGTGGAGAAGCAAGCGGGCAAGGTGCACTCCCTGCCCGAGGTCTACGACGTCGACGACACCTTGACCGTTCGGCAGCAGCAGGTGCTGGAAGTGATCAGGGCCTGGGTCAGCCGCTTCGGATACCCGCCGAGCGTGCGCGAGATCGGCGAGGCCGTCGGCCTGACCTCGACGTCGTCGGTGTCGCACCAGCTACGCGCGTTGCAGCGCAAGGGTTACCTGCGCCGCGACGCGAACCGCCCGCGCGCGGTCGGCGTGCTGGCGCAGCACGACGACAACCCGATGGGCATCGAGCAGCCCGAAGAGATCCAGCCGGGCCCGAAGCCCGCGTACGTGCCGCTGGTCGGCCGGATCGCGGCCGGTGGCCCGGTGCTGGCCGAGCAGGCCATCGAGGACGTCTTCCCGCTGCCGCGCGAGATCGTCGGCGAGGGTGAGCTGTTCCTGCTGAGCGTCACCGGCGACTCGATGATCGACGCGGCCATCACCGATGGCGACTGGGTCGTGGTCCGGCAGCAGCCGACGGCGGACAACGGCGAGATCGTGGCGGCGATGATCGACGGCGAGGCCACGGTCAAGACGTTCAAGCGCAAGGACGGCCACATCTGGCTCATGCCGCACAACGAGGCCTACGAGCCCATCCCCGGCGACAACGCCACCATCCTCGGCAAGGTGGTCGCGGTCCTGCGCAGGCTCTAGCCGCCGGGGGCGTTGGCCGGAAAGCCAGAAGCGAAGCTTACGAAACCCGAGTTTGGGCCATCCAGTGGCCCAAACTCGGGTTTCGCTTGCATACAGCCACTCCAAGTACCGGTCGGCCGGAAGTGGCCGGACCTAGCGTCGGCGGCGGCGGAGTTTGCTTACGCCGAAGACGCCGCCGGCGGCGACGGCCAAGGCGATGGCGATCGCGGGAACCATTGGCACGCCAGAAGATTCCGGCGAGCCGGAAGCCGAGGACGACGACTCCCCCGCGGACGAAGAAGCCGAAGGCGGAGTCACCAACCCGGCCGCTCCGGCGACGGCGCGAATAGGTTCGCCGACGCCTTCGCTCCCCGACAGCAAGGTCCCGTCAGGCTCGAAGGCGATCGCTTCGCCCTGCTTCTCGTTCGGCAACGGCACCCGCACCGGCTGTCGTTTCAAGGCCGCGACGACATCTCCGTCCGGCGCCGAGTACAGATACGCGTCGGTGTAGGTGCGCACCGCGATCACCGTGCCGTCCACAGTGGACGCGGCGCCGGTGACCAGCACGGACCCGAAGGATCCCACCGGGCTTCCCGGCGTGTCGGTCGCCTGGATCTTCAGCGACCCGACCTTCTCCAGCGGCGTCGGCCCAGGACTCTGTAACTCCCCGGAAGGCCGGTAGATCTTCGCCTCACCGAGAACGTCCTTGGTGATCAGGTAAGGCACGCCCTTCTTGTCCAGCAGCAAAGCCTCGGTGTCGTGCTGACCGTCCGGGTAGCTCAGCCGGTAGAGCGTGCTCTTGCCTGCGGGCGTCACGGCGTGCAAAGCGACGGTTTCGCGGGCTTTCTTGTTGTCGCCGGTGTCGGACAGCCACAGGGTGCCGTCGGACGCGCGGGCGAGGTCCTCGACGTCGAAGGGGTCGGTCGGGTTGCTGATCACTTTCTTGACCGCGCAGTCCCGGCCGAGCACGAAGACCTGGATCTTGGTGCCGCCGTCGTTGATGGCGTACCACTGCTTACCGTCCGAGACGAGACCCGACAGCTCGTTGAGCCGTGAGTCCTTGACCGTGCAGACGGTCTCGGGCGCCGGTACATCGGCGGCGAGCGCCGGGGCGGCTGTGAGCAGCAGTAATCCGGCGCAGACCGGAATCCTCAGTACCTTCATCGTGAGACCAAGGTACCGAGGATCCGGTGCGTGCCGCTGTCAGGCCGGTGAGCCGTCTGTCACGAACTGCTGCAACGCGGCGGCGAGTTCGGGGCGGACCCTGGCGCGCAGCCTGGTGCCGTCGGGCAGGTGTTCCTCTTCGAGGATCTCGCCGTCGGCGTGGGCCTTCGAGACGAGTTCGCCCCGCGAATACGGGATGACCACCTCGACGACGACCTCGGGCCGGGGCAGCCGGTCCGTGATCGTCTCGACCAGTTCGCGCACCCCGGTGCCGGTGCGCGCGGAGATCTGGATCGAGCCCGGCATGACGTGACGGAGCCTGGCGAGCGCGAGCTCGTCGGCGGCGTCGGTCTTGTTGATCACCAGCAGTTCCGGCGGGAGCGGGTCGGAGCGGCGGCGGGTGATCTCGTTGAGCACCTCGCGTACCGCGTTGACCTGGTCCTCCGGTGCCGGGTCGGACCCGTCGACGACGTGGACGAGCAGGTCCGCGTTGGCGGCCTCCTCGAGCGTCGACCGGAACGCGTCGACCAGCTGGTGCGGCAGGTGCCGCACGAAACCGACGGTGTCGGTCAGCGTGTACGTGCGGCCGTCGGCCGTCGCCGCGCGGCGGGTCGTCGGATCCAGGGTGGCGAACAGCGAGTCCTCCACCAGCACACCCGCGCCGGTCAGCGCGTTGAGCAGGCTGGACTTGCCCGCGTTGGTGTAGCCGACGATGGCGACGCTGGGCACCTCGTTGGCGACGCGGCGCCCGCGCTTGGTCTCGCGGATGGTGTCCATCGCGGCGATCTCGCGCCGCAGCTTCGACACCCGCTTGTTGATGCGCCTGCGGTCGGTCTCCAGCTTCGTCTCACCGGGACCACGCAGGCCCACCCCACCGTTGCCGCCACTGCCCTGGCGGGACAGCGCCGCGCCCCAGCCGCGCAGACGCGGGATGAGGTACTGCAGCTGGGCCAGTTCGACCTGGGCCTTGCCTTCCTTCGACCGCGCGTGCTGGGCGAAGATGTCCAGGATCAGGGCGGTCCGGTCGATCACCTTGACCTTGACCTTCTCCTCCAGCTGACGCAGCTGGCTCGGGGAGAGCTCACCGTCGCAGATCACCGTGTCGGCGCCGGTCGCCACCACGATGTCCCTGAGTTCGCGTACCTTGCCCGACCCGATGTAGGTCGCCGGGTCAGGGCGCATGCGGCGCTGCACGAGGCCCTCCAGCACCTCGGAGCCCGCGGTTTCGGCCAGGCGCGCCAGTTCGGCGAGCGAAGCCTCTGATTGGGCGGGGGTCCCCTCGGTCCACACACCGACCAGCACGACGCGCTCCAGGCGCAGTTGCCGGTACTCGACCTCGGTGACATCCGCGAGTTCGGTGGACAACCCCGCGACGCGGCGGAGCGAGGCGCGATCCTCGAGCTCCAGTTCGCCGATGGAGGGGTCACCGCCCGGCATGTCCGTGTTGGTCAACTCATCGTGTGTCAGTTCTGTCATCGTCCTTCAATTGTCCCACGATTCGCCGTGGGTGCCGAATCCATTTACTTGGCCGGGTAAGTCGCGATGTAGATGGCCACGGGTTCCGCGTCCGGGTCCACCGGCCGCTCACGGAACTCCTCGGCCAGCTCCATCATCCGCCTCATCAGCTCTTCCTGCTGGGCTTTTCCGAGCCGGAGCACGCCTGCCGTCTGGTCGACGTCCGCGATGTCGAGCTCGGCGATCTCGGCCAGATAGGCCTCGAGCATCGCCTCGCCGACTTGACTCTGACCGGCGTTGGACAGGTCACGGAAAAGCCCGGTCGACAGGTACGGGATCTCTTTGGCGCCACGGGCGCCCTTGCGCGGCGGCTGCGGTTCGAGGAAGCCGGTGTCGACGAGCTTGCGCACGTGATGCAGCGTGGTGGCGGGGTCTTTGCCGAGCCGGTCGGCGAGTTCCTTGTTGGTCAAGGCGTCCGAAAGGGTCAACCGGATGATGCGCAGCCGTATTCCGGATGCCAGCGCGTTCGCCTCCGCCGCCGTCGACGGCCGCCGTTGCCTCACCATGGGCCGAGCATAGCCTCCAGTGATTGACAGTTTCCAATCACTCAGCCAGGCTGAACGCATGTCTTTGCTCCGCCACGCCGACTTCCGCAGGCTGTGGGCCGGCGACACGCTCAGCCAGTTCGGCCAGAAGATCGGCGAGACGGCGATCCCGCTGCTGGCGGCCACCGTGCTCGCCGCGACGCCGTTCCAGATGGGGGTGCTGACCGCCGCCGAGACGGCCGCGTTCCTGGTCATCGGCCTGCCCGCGGGCGTGTGGGTGGACCGGTGGCGCCGCCGCCCGATCATGCTGCGCGCCGACTTCGTGCGCGCGGCGCTGCTGATCTCGGTGCCGATCGCCTGGTGGACCGGGGTGCTCACGCTCGGCCAGCTGGTCGTGGTCGCGTTGCTCACCGGGGTCTGCACGGTCTTCTTCGATCTTGCCTACCAGTCGTATCTGCCCTCGCTCGTCGGCCGGGAGCATCTGCTCGAAGGCAACTCGAAGCTGCAGTCCAGCCTGTCGGTGGCGCAGGTCGCCGGACCGGGTTTGGGCGGCACGCTCGTCCAGCTCGCCGGCGCGGCGAACGCGGTGCTCACCACGGGGATCGGCTTCCTCTGCTCGGCGCTGTGCCTGGTGCGCATCAAGACCGCGG encodes:
- a CDS encoding LysM peptidoglycan-binding domain-containing protein codes for the protein MSILVGEGLVRSVARRPVAVPERIAPPRRRTRKLGETRRPPTRARVVAGRKAGAVAPCAPRRIAVRWPWLVALAVAAGLGVTGLGVLANGVSPSAVPEQTVTVSVAPGETLSDIAARFAPGSETGAVVDRIKELNDLQGAAIVPGLPLTVPVAQGVVPARP
- a CDS encoding helix-turn-helix domain-containing protein, which codes for MVRQRRPSTAAEANALASGIRLRIIRLTLSDALTNKELADRLGKDPATTLHHVRKLVDTGFLEPQPPRKGARGAKEIPYLSTGLFRDLSNAGQSQVGEAMLEAYLAEIAELDIADVDQTAGVLRLGKAQQEELMRRMMELAEEFRERPVDPDAEPVAIYIATYPAK
- a CDS encoding ADP-ribosylglycohydrolase family protein codes for the protein MVKPPSGPWEWTDDTEMACTLVAELRDHGRIDRDRLAKAFADRCEPYRGYGPGAVVILHAIRDGVPWREAAGAAFHGQGSCGNGAAMRVAPLGAYFAEDLETLVEQAKLSAEVTHLHPEGIAGAVAVALAAARVSLGEIPQWLDDGDAKRGIARAAELGDCSVAEAAYELGNGARAMAQDTVPFALWVAARFADDYPTAITACVEAGGDVDTTGAIVGGIVTAGGAEIPGEWLNRREALPEW
- the hflX gene encoding GTPase HflX, yielding MTELTHDELTNTDMPGGDPSIGELELEDRASLRRVAGLSTELADVTEVEYRQLRLERVVLVGVWTEGTPAQSEASLAELARLAETAGSEVLEGLVQRRMRPDPATYIGSGKVRELRDIVVATGADTVICDGELSPSQLRQLEEKVKVKVIDRTALILDIFAQHARSKEGKAQVELAQLQYLIPRLRGWGAALSRQGSGGNGGVGLRGPGETKLETDRRRINKRVSKLRREIAAMDTIRETKRGRRVANEVPSVAIVGYTNAGKSSLLNALTGAGVLVEDSLFATLDPTTRRAATADGRTYTLTDTVGFVRHLPHQLVDAFRSTLEEAANADLLVHVVDGSDPAPEDQVNAVREVLNEITRRRSDPLPPELLVINKTDAADELALARLRHVMPGSIQISARTGTGVRELVETITDRLPRPEVVVEVVIPYSRGELVSKAHADGEILEEEHLPDGTRLRARVRPELAAALQQFVTDGSPA
- the lexA gene encoding transcriptional repressor LexA, giving the protein MHSLPEVYDVDDTLTVRQQQVLEVIRAWVSRFGYPPSVREIGEAVGLTSTSSVSHQLRALQRKGYLRRDANRPRAVGVLAQHDDNPMGIEQPEEIQPGPKPAYVPLVGRIAAGGPVLAEQAIEDVFPLPREIVGEGELFLLSVTGDSMIDAAITDGDWVVVRQQPTADNGEIVAAMIDGEATVKTFKRKDGHIWLMPHNEAYEPIPGDNATILGKVVAVLRRL
- the nrdR gene encoding transcriptional regulator NrdR, with protein sequence MRCPFCRHADSRVVDSREVDEGQAIRRRRSCAECGRRFTTSETMVLAVVKRSGVTEQFSRDKVVRGVRRACQGRPVDDDALQQLAQRVEESIRSAGLAEIPSHEVGLAILGPLRELDGVAYLRFASVYRSFSSVEDFEKEISDLRQAMAGSAEPNDGEKNAGGD